In Brachypodium distachyon strain Bd21 chromosome 2, Brachypodium_distachyon_v3.0, whole genome shotgun sequence, one genomic interval encodes:
- the LOC100841626 gene encoding probable WRKY transcription factor 53: MEGGSSSSSSDRYAERCALAAELARVLDTVRQLEAHMGGPADDGGERCRALVSSMRSSVDRSIRIAMSCCVVTGAPESPPSADGSPRSGGGLDDHAADVSRCRAANAGGQSKKRKTLPRWSTQVRVNSVQDVTPLEDRFSWRKYGQKDILGAKYPRAYFRCTHRHTQSCSASKQVQRTDGDPLLFDVVYHGNHTCAQATHCSTIQSPRLAEIWQTQPAGQGQEQSSVCAVGFNGTEEGAPAPQGLLEPAPLSFPSNKPEPAVVAHAASNDFPEWTECHVSGAKNVPDVELTSSTANSPIGDMEFMLQLAEADFLDNSRYF, translated from the exons ATGGAGGggggctcgtcgtcgtcgtcgtcggacaGGTACGCCGAGAGGTGCGCCCTGGCCGCGGAGCTGGCGCGGGTGCTGGACACGGTGAGGCAGCTGGAGGCGCACATGGGCGGCCCAGCTGACGACGGAGGGGAGCGGTGCCGGGCGCTGGTGTCCAGCATGCGCTCGTCCGTCGACAGGTCCATCCGCATCGCCATGTCATGCTGCGTCGTCACCGGGGCGCCTGagtcgccgccgtccgccgatGGGAGCCCCCGCAGCGGCGGTGGCTTGGACGACCATGCTGCCGACGTCTCCCGGTGCCGCGCTGCTAATGCAGGTGGGCAGTCCAAGAAGAG GAAGACGCTTCCCCGGTGGAGCACGCAGGTGAGGGTGAACTCCGTGCAGGATGTCACCCCCCTCGAGGACCGCTTCAGCTGGAGGAAGTACGGCCAGAAGGACATCCTCGGCGCCAAGTACCCAAG AGCCTACTTCCGGTGCACGCACCGGCACACGCAGAGCTGCTCCGCGAGCAAGCAGGTGCAGCGTACCGACGGCGACCCGCTGCTCTTCGACGTCGTGTACCACGGGAACCACACGTGCGCGCAGGCCACGCACTGCAGCACCATCCAGAGTCCCCGGCTCGCGGAGATCTGGCAGACGCAGCCTGCAGGGCAAGGGCAGGAGCAGAGCTCCGTGTGCGCCGTGGGGTTCAACGGTACCGAGgagggggcgccggcgccgcaggggctgctggagccagCTCCGTTGTCGTTCCCCTCCAATAAGCCAGAACCGGCGGTCGTCGCCCACGCAGCGAGCAATGACTTTCCAGAGTGGACGGAGTGCCATGTTAGCGGAGCCAAGAATGTGCCCGACGTCGAGCTtacctcctccaccgccaaCTCCCCGATTGGGGACATGGAATTCATGCTCCAGCTGGCCGAAGCCGATTTCTTGGATAACTCGCGCTATTTCTAA